A single window of Penaeus chinensis breed Huanghai No. 1 chromosome 9, ASM1920278v2, whole genome shotgun sequence DNA harbors:
- the LOC125029135 gene encoding sphingomyelin phosphodiesterase-like, translating into MTPSIPAAFLLLSAIGYARGVPLENLQTIAENALRQEFHNAFQTQQVTPVLKKVAQHLELEEVLRGGGRWGGSRGRASAPLFCLTCNAGVAEIIREVESGVAPEVIAAMMTDLCVNLGIANLNFCEHFVMEAEPQLYWILSNRHLTGKDVCGMMFVGFGCDTDNPERVWEVTLPDAPKPPVTEPALPQPGSPVMKVLHLADTHFDPFYRPGSNAECGEKYFCCREESGVVETPEAAAGYWGDYRNCDAPRWLLEAIFSHINETHKDLDLILWTGDLIPHNVWNTSREGNLDIIRQTVQMVKEYFPDTPVFPAIGNHESHPVNAFPQPYIENEFDISWLYDEISALWATWLPADVAASVTYSAFYSTPIKPGLRILSINTNYCYGFNWWIVYDDVDPASELEWMAQELQKAETAGEKVYIMSHIPPGHDDCSKTWSHQYNRIVQRYESTIAGLFYGHTHKDHYMMFYDPDEPERAYHVGYVAQSQTPYHKLNPGYKVYTVDGDYQGSSYRVLDHENWILDLDEVNESNEPRMYLLYTAMEAYGLSDLTPASWSGLLHQMSEPNSTLFEDFFRYYTKAARPYQQEGCDAECKQTLLCRVAVSDTSDKSHCDHL; encoded by the exons ATGACTCCGTCGATTCCGGCcgcctttctgcttctctctgccATCGGTTATG CTCGTGGCGTGCCCTTGGAGAATCTGCAGACGATCGCAGAGAATGCTCTTCGGCAGGAGTTTCACAATGCCTTCCAGACTCAGCAGGTGACTCCAGTCCTCAAAAAGGTTGCCCAAC atctgGAGCTGGAGGAGGTTCTGCGGGGGGGCGGGCGGTGGGGCGGATCGCGGGGCAGGGCATCTGCGCCGCTGTTCTGCCTGACCTGCAACGCCGGCGTCGCCGAGATCATTCGCGAGGTGGAGAGCGGCGTCGCGCCCGAGGTCATCGCGGCCATGATGACCGACCTGTGTGTCAATCTCGGCATCGCGAATCTCAACTTCTGCGAACACTTCGTCATGGAGGCCGAG CCTCAGCTCTACTGGATCCTGTCCAACCGCCACCTCACGGGCAAGGACGTCTGCGGGATGATGTTCGTCGGCTTCGGCTGCGACACGGACAACCCGGAGCGGGTCTGGGAGGTCACTCTGCCGGACGCACCAAAACCGCCTGTGACCGAGCCTGCGCTACCGCAg CCTGGCAGCCCCGTGATGAAGGTCCTGCACTTGGCTGACACGCACTTCGACCCCTTCTACAGGCCCGGGAGCAATGCTGAGTGCGGCGAAAAGTACTTCTGCTGCAGGGAGGAGAGCG GCGTCGTCGAGACTCCCGAGGCCGCAGCCGGTTACTGGGGCGACTACCGCAACTGCGACGCACCTCGCTGGCTTCTGGAGGCGATTTTCTCCCATATTAATGAGACGCATAAG GACCTGGACCTGATTCTGTGGACCGGAGACCTGATTCCTCACAACGTCTGGAACACGAGCCGCGAGGGCAACCTGGACATCATCCGCCAGACGGTCCAGATGGTCAAGGAGTACTTCCCCGACACCCCGGTCTTCCCAGCCATCGGCAACCACGAGTCCCATCCGGTCAACGC TTTCCCTCAACCGTACATCGAGAACGAATTCGACATCTCTTGGCTGTACGACGAGATCTCGGCGCTGTGGGCGACGTGGCTGCCGGCGGACGTCGCCGCCAGCGTCACCTACTCCGCCTTCTACTCCACGCCCATCAAGCCGGGGCTCAGGATCCTCTCAATCAACACCAATTACTGCTACGGCTTCAACTG GTGGATTGTGTACGACGATGTGGATCCAGCCTCGGAGCTCGAGTGGATGGCGCAGGAGCTGCAGAAGGCGGAGACTGCTGGGGAGAAGGTCTACATCATGAGCCACATCCCGCCCGGCCACGACGACTGCTCCAAGACGTGGAGCCACCAGTACAACCGGATCGTGCAGAG GTACGAGTCGACGATCGCGGGCCTGTTCTACGGACACACGCACAAGGACCACTACATGATGTTCTACGACCCCGACGAGCCCGAGCGAGCCTACCACGTGGGCTACGTAGCGCAGAGCCAGACGCCCTACCACAAGCTGAACCCGGGCTACAAGGTCTACACCGTGGACGGCGACTATCAAGGCTCTTCCTAC AGAGTCTTGGACCACGAGAACTGGATTCTGGACTTGGATGAGGTAAACGAGAGTAACGAACCTCGCATGTACTTGCTGTACACAGCTATGGAGGCTTACGG ATTGAGCGACCTGACCCCAGCGTCCTGGTCCGGCCTCCTGCACCAGATGAGTGAACCCAACAGCACGCTTTTCGAAGACTTCTTCAG